In Weissella tructae, the DNA window TTAATTAAGGCAATAAAAAACGACCCATTTCATAACGAAAGGGTCGTTTTTAGCGTATTCATTAGAAAGCCGTAACAATGTTCATAATTCCATATACTAGGAAGTATGCTCCCAACAACGCAACAGCAACTCCAACAGCCGCAACTGGGTTGAACAATAGGAAGAACCCTAGTACAATACCCAAAATTGCCATAATCACAATGAACCAGTATAGTCCTGTTGATGCAGCCTTAACAAAGCGTGCAGCGAACAGCTCAAACATTGAGTCCATGATTAATGCCATACTCAACATGATCCAAATATATGTGACACCTGATGCTGGTACAACCAACACTAGAATTCCCAACAAAATATCTAGAACAGCTGAAAATGTTAATACACCAGTATTTGTCATCCCCATTGAACGTAAGGCGTTACGATTTGCAAAACGCATCACACCATTGATGATTAGGAAAAGTCCAACCATCCAAACTAAACTAATCACAGCTGACGCTGGATTGGCTAATACAAAATATGCTAATCCTACTGATAAAATTCCCAATAGTAACTTCACGATATCAAAACCAGTATTCTTATTCATAAGACCTCTCCCCTTACAATTAGTATGTTACATATATATTATATCACATTGACATAATTATAATGAGAAAATCCTAATAAATAATACTATGCCGCCGTTGAATCTCCAGTACGATAATTAATTTTTACACCAGGTTGTACGTTAGGTACAAAGACATTAAATTCTAAGCTACCATCTTTGGCCTTTGCCTCAATGTGAGATCCTGATGGAACAAGATTATCACCTTCATATAATGGTGTCACACGGTAACGAACTTGCTTATTATTATCAAGGCTACGTCGAACAAGTGTTTCGTAATAGTTTTGACCTGTATTTTGGTCATTTCCATTCGATGATTGATTTGCCCATGCCGTTTGTGTGGTGATATTTTGTGGGTTGGCAACAGATGCATCAAATCCCTTAATACTTCCCGCAATGGCATACGCGATTGAATGTCCACGATTAAACAACATATCTTGGCCATCTAACTTCTTTTGTTTCCAACCAACTGGATTCATCTTCTTATCATTTCCAGTTTCTTCACGACTACGGTACTCTCGTGATGATTTATTTAGAAATGCATTAGCTGCCCCAGGACGCCCTAATGAGTCCTGTGCATTCAATTGAACATACGGTGCAACATTTACACTAGCATCTAGATTAGTTTTACCGCCATTCACTATAAATGCGCCAGTACCGTTGAATTTCACGGATTCGCTTTTTAATTGCGCTTTGATGCTTGGTGTTAAAACCGACTCAGCCAATTGTTGATCTGGTCGCTTTTGATTTTTCCCTTGTCCTAAGTTAAGATCTTGGGTTTTATTATTAGACGTAACTGATTGTGTTGTTTGTCCGATTGCTTGACTGATTTCTGGTGGAATCAAATTAAAGTAATCCGCTCCTGCCAACAATCCAACTGCAATCATTCCTGTTAACGTCAGTTGCTTTGTCTTTCCCTGCTTCTTTCCCTTACGGCTCGTGGTTTGTTTGCCATGTCCGTTCATCCTCATAAATCTATGTAGTAAAAAAACTCTATTAATTAATATTAACAGAGTTTGTTCATTTTAACCTAATATTTTTTACTTATTTGCGAAAACGTTTTTGCCACTTTTTCTTCATACGTTGAAAGGCTGTCACACGCTGACGAATTTGTACTGGCTTTAAGTGTGCTCGCATAATTGGTAATGCTTCCTTAACCTTACCACCAATAAATTCAAACGTTTGTCCTTCATCTGTTTTAACGATGAATCCACGATAATAGAATCCCATCGCAATTTGGACACTCACATATTCCACATTTTGCCATGGAATAAAGATGTATCCGCCCTTATCAGAACGATAATCTAGTCCTTTATCCCCGTAGAACATTGTTCCTGGTTGAATATCCATTGGTGACATTGCAGCGTTTGTACGCGCTTGAAAGGGCTTTTCTTGATATGTTTCTGCCATTACCTAACTCCTTAGTGTGGTAAAGAAAATGGAGGTCGCTCAATGAGCGCCCTCCATTTTTCTTGGTTATGCTTAACCCATGATACCAAGTGCGTAAGCAGCGATACCAACGGCAAACAATCCGAAGATAATTGTGATTGGTGAAACGTTCTTGCGCAATAGCCACAAGACAACGAACATCAACAACAATGGTGCCAAACCAGGGATCAATTGGTTCAACGTGTCTTGCAATGTTGTCACCTTTTCGATTCCTAGGTTTTGTCCACCTTGGATTGCGTTGATTGTTTCAGTTAGCTTATCACCAGTCAAGTCACCGTTGTTAGCCATCTTAGCTAGTGAATCAACGTCCACGTAGCTACCAGCTTGTGACTTAATACGTGAAATTTCCATTGGGAAGTTCATCGTAGTCCAACGAGGAACAAGCACACCCATGATGAACATACCTAGAATTGAGGCACCCATCGTAAGCTTTTGCATCATTCCACCAGACATGTTGGCAGTGATGTTTGTTCCTTCACGGTATCCCAATTCTTGTGTGTACCACAAGAATGACATACGAGCTAAGTTCCAAACAACGAAGAAGATAATTGGACCAAGAATTTGTCCACTAATCGCCATACCAGCAGCAAAGGCTCCCAAAACGGGACGCACAGTTCCCCACCAGATTGGGTCTCCAACACCGGCCAAAGGTCCCATCATACCAACCTTAACACCTTGGATTGTTTCATCGTCAATCGCAGTGTTTCCGTTAGCACGTTGTTCTTCCAACGCCATTTCCACACCAAGGATTGGTGAGGCAACATATGGGTGTGTGTTAAAGAATTCCAAGTGACGCTTCATCGCAGAAGCACGGTCTTCCTTTGTCTTGTATAGACGCTTGATAGTTGGCACCATTGTGTAGGCCCAACCCACGTTTTGCATACGTTCGTAATTCCATGAACCTTGAAGGAAAGTTGAACGCCACCAGGTTGCTCGACGATCACCCTTAGTTAGGTGAGCTCCACTGTTTTGTAATTCAGTCATTTTTCTTTCCTCCACCTTAGTAATTGTTTAGAATTTGGTCAAGTTGGTCTCCACCTTGATTAGATGATCCACCACCATTGTTATCACCATTTCCACCGTTAAATTCTGGTGAAAGTTGTAGGTAGATAAGCGCTAGAACAAGACCGATAATTCCCATTGCGATCAAGTTCAATTCAGTCAATGATGACAAAGCAAATCCAAGGAAGAAGAATGGCCAAAGCTTTGGTGTTGCCATCATGTTAATAACCATGGCGTAACCAACAACCACGATAAATCCACCAGCAACGGCAAGACCCTTTGTAATAACATCAGGAATTGCGTTCAACGCAGCGTTAACTGGTTCTGCTCCAACGGCAATAACAATTGCTGTTGGGATAGCAATACGCAATCCTTGAATCATCAAAGCACTCATGTGAACTAGGTCAAGTCCACGTAGGTCTCCTTGTTCAGCCTTCTTGTCGGCGATGTGTGCCAAGGCAACAGTCAAAGTACGAACTCCGATTGTCAAAACTTGTCCGGCAATCGCAAGTGGAATGGCAATCGCCATTCCTTCAGGAACTGAAACTTGTGCAGGTCCTGTAACCAAGTAAGCAGAAACAACAGATGCCAAAGCCGCGTCAGGCGCAACCGCAGCCCCGATGTTCATCCATCCAAGAGCCAACATTTGTAGTGTTCCACCAAGAATAATTCCTTCAACAAGGTGTCCGTTAGCCAAACCGATCAAAGTTGCGGCAACGATTGGTTGTTGGAATTGGAATTGATCTAAGATACCATCCATTCCGGCTAGGAATGCGATAATAATAACGAAAAACGCTGAAACCATTGCGTTAATCCTCCTAATTTCTTTTAAAAGTCACTCATTATAAGTGTGTGTTGTGTTTACTTTTCCTTCAACAAAGCAAAGATGTCCTTGCTTTGATCAGCTGGAACCTTACGAACATCAAACTTAATGCCACTGTCACGCAATGATTCCAAAGTCTTAACGTCGTTGGCGTCAACAGCGATTGCGTTGGTAACCATGCGCTTTCCTTCAGAATGTGACATTGAACCCAAGTTAACTGTGTCCAACTTAACACCACCAGCAACTGCCTTTTCGACGTCTTGAGGTGTTTCGAACAACAACAATGCCTTTGTTCCCTTAAAGCGAGGATCATCCCAAATATCCACAAGCTTTTGGATAGGTACAACATTAACCTTAACACCAACAGGTGCTGCATTGATTAACAGTGTCTTACGAAGGTCATCCTTTGAAACACCGTCAGACACAACGATGATACGGTCAGGTTGTACAGACTTTGTCCAGGCAGTCGCAACTTGTCCGTGCAACAAACGTGAGTCCACACGAGCCAAACCAATTTCAAGAGTTGATTCTCCTGAATGTTCAACCTTTGTTACGTCAGTTGGTGCCATAGCAGCAGCGGGTGCTGCATCTGTAGCAACTTCTTCTGTTTCT includes these proteins:
- a CDS encoding HdeD family acid-resistance protein, coding for MNKNTGFDIVKLLLGILSVGLAYFVLANPASAVISLVWMVGLFLIINGVMRFANRNALRSMGMTNTGVLTFSAVLDILLGILVLVVPASGVTYIWIMLSMALIMDSMFELFAARFVKAASTGLYWFIVIMAILGIVLGFFLLFNPVAAVGVAVALLGAYFLVYGIMNIVTAF
- a CDS encoding DNA/RNA non-specific endonuclease, with the protein product MIAVGLLAGADYFNLIPPEISQAIGQTTQSVTSNNKTQDLNLGQGKNQKRPDQQLAESVLTPSIKAQLKSESVKFNGTGAFIVNGGKTNLDASVNVAPYVQLNAQDSLGRPGAANAFLNKSSREYRSREETGNDKKMNPVGWKQKKLDGQDMLFNRGHSIAYAIAGSIKGFDASVANPQNITTQTAWANQSSNGNDQNTGQNYYETLVRRSLDNNKQVRYRVTPLYEGDNLVPSGSHIEAKAKDGSLEFNVFVPNVQPGVKINYRTGDSTAA
- a CDS encoding DUF956 family protein codes for the protein MAETYQEKPFQARTNAAMSPMDIQPGTMFYGDKGLDYRSDKGGYIFIPWQNVEYVSVQIAMGFYYRGFIVKTDEGQTFEFIGGKVKEALPIMRAHLKPVQIRQRVTAFQRMKKKWQKRFRK
- a CDS encoding PTS system mannose/fructose/sorbose family transporter subunit IID: MTELQNSGAHLTKGDRRATWWRSTFLQGSWNYERMQNVGWAYTMVPTIKRLYKTKEDRASAMKRHLEFFNTHPYVASPILGVEMALEEQRANGNTAIDDETIQGVKVGMMGPLAGVGDPIWWGTVRPVLGAFAAGMAISGQILGPIIFFVVWNLARMSFLWYTQELGYREGTNITANMSGGMMQKLTMGASILGMFIMGVLVPRWTTMNFPMEISRIKSQAGSYVDVDSLAKMANNGDLTGDKLTETINAIQGGQNLGIEKVTTLQDTLNQLIPGLAPLLLMFVVLWLLRKNVSPITIIFGLFAVGIAAYALGIMG
- a CDS encoding PTS mannose/fructose/sorbose transporter subunit IIC, producing the protein MVSAFFVIIIAFLAGMDGILDQFQFQQPIVAATLIGLANGHLVEGIILGGTLQMLALGWMNIGAAVAPDAALASVVSAYLVTGPAQVSVPEGMAIAIPLAIAGQVLTIGVRTLTVALAHIADKKAEQGDLRGLDLVHMSALMIQGLRIAIPTAIVIAVGAEPVNAALNAIPDVITKGLAVAGGFIVVVGYAMVINMMATPKLWPFFFLGFALSSLTELNLIAMGIIGLVLALIYLQLSPEFNGGNGDNNGGGSSNQGGDQLDQILNNY
- a CDS encoding mannose/fructose/sorbose PTS transporter subunit IIA, whose translation is MVNFIIASHGEFAAGIRQSGQMIFGEQENVQVVTFMPNEGPEDLMKHYEEALAQFAPDGQVLFLVDLWGGSPFNAASRIQAENPDRMAIIAGLNLPMLVEAFGARFTMENAAEIASYLVPVAKDGVKTIPETVVETEEVATDAAPAAAMAPTDVTKVEHSGESTLEIGLARVDSRLLHGQVATAWTKSVQPDRIIVVSDGVSKDDLRKTLLINAAPVGVKVNVVPIQKLVDIWDDPRFKGTKALLLFETPQDVEKAVAGGVKLDTVNLGSMSHSEGKRMVTNAIAVDANDVKTLESLRDSGIKFDVRKVPADQSKDIFALLKEK